Genomic window (Anaerolineae bacterium):
GCGAAGTGTACCCAATAATACGCTCGGCTGCCAGTTCGCAGCCGCCAGATGCGTGGTAATGAGATGCGAGTCGTGATACGATCCTCGCGCCAGGAGGAGCAGCATGGACGTGGAGGATCTCTCTCGGGAGGTGGGCGCCTTGTTGCGGACGTTCGGCCTCACTCTGTGCACCGCGGAATCGTGCACGGGAGGCCTAATAGCCAGCTCGATCACCGACGTCGCCGGTTCCTCGGCATACTTCCTGGGAGGAGTCGTAGCCTACTCCAACGAATCTAAGAGGCGTCTCTTGGACGTATCTGAGCGCTGCCTAGCCGACTTCGGCGCCGTGAGCGCGCCCGTCGCCCTGGCGATGGCCCGAAACGCGCGGGACCTGTTCTCCGCCACCGTCGCCATCTCCGCCACCGGCATCGCCGGCCCCGGCGGAGGCTCAGTCAGCAAGCCGGTGGGACTAGTCTACGTCGCCATTGTAGCACCGCGGTGGGCTGCTTGCCACCGCTACCTACTTCCCCACGACAGGATGGGAAACAA
Coding sequences:
- a CDS encoding CinA family protein; translation: MDVEDLSREVGALLRTFGLTLCTAESCTGGLIASSITDVAGSSAYFLGGVVAYSNESKRRLLDVSERCLADFGAVSAPVALAMARNARDLFSATVAISATGIAGPGGGSVSKPVGLVYVAIVAPRWAACHRYLLPHDRMGNKRATVARALRLVLDWCQGPPLD